In one Pseudomonas tensinigenes genomic region, the following are encoded:
- a CDS encoding TetR/AcrR family transcriptional regulator, giving the protein MAIKEGLRPGGRSARVQDAIHSAVRALLQEQERSSVTVPQIAARAGVTPSTIYRRWGDLSALLADVALARMRPDSEPAQTGSLRSDIRAWAEQYLDEMSSEPGRNMMRDVQASATPGYCVTIIGAQLQTIIERHPDEVAPSVDRLINLVVAPVVFRILFSAAALEADELHRLIDIALRLD; this is encoded by the coding sequence ATGGCTATTAAAGAAGGTTTACGCCCCGGCGGCCGCAGTGCCCGGGTGCAAGATGCAATTCATTCGGCAGTCCGTGCGCTCCTGCAAGAACAGGAGCGCTCGAGCGTGACCGTCCCGCAAATCGCCGCTCGCGCCGGGGTGACGCCATCGACGATTTACCGGCGTTGGGGTGATCTGTCCGCGTTGCTAGCAGACGTCGCCCTCGCCCGCATGCGCCCGGACAGCGAACCGGCGCAAACCGGCAGCTTGCGCAGCGATATTCGCGCGTGGGCCGAGCAGTATCTCGACGAGATGAGTTCCGAGCCTGGGCGCAACATGATGCGCGACGTGCAGGCGAGCGCTACGCCGGGCTATTGCGTGACGATCATTGGCGCGCAGTTGCAGACAATCATTGAGCGGCACCCGGATGAGGTGGCGCCGAGTGTTGATCGGTTGATCAATCTGGTGGTGGCGCCGGTGGTGTTCCGGATTCTGTTTTCGGCGGCGGCGCTGGAGGCGGATGAGCTGCATCGGCTGATTGATATTGCGCTGCGTCTGGACTGA